The following coding sequences are from one Eucalyptus grandis isolate ANBG69807.140 chromosome 11, ASM1654582v1, whole genome shotgun sequence window:
- the LOC104445589 gene encoding tRNA (guanine(9)-N1)-methyltransferase → MEAPAQDQPALALEPPPPPPPQPPLLSKNAQKRLLKQQRFEAKKAEKKAQVKEHKRREAERRRREWEETLEGAATEEERSRLIESRRELRRERMEKRSEERGQKLRRLEDARAGGQKVVIDLEFAHLMSANEINSLCQQIMYCYAMNGRYEYPCHLWLTGCGGEMGAQLRRIPGFDKWLVEKEDQSYIEALQDQKENLMYLTADSENVLDVLDQKKVYIIGGLVDRNRWKGLTMKKAEEQGIQTAKLPIGNYLKMSSSQVLTVNQVVEILLKFLETKDWKESFFHVIPQRKRCEADSIESRGEAEEEENVEDNQPEGNKECVEVPSPN, encoded by the exons ATGGAAGCCCCCGCTCAAGACCAACCCGCCCTCGCCCTggaaccgccgccgccgccgccgccgcagccgccgctgCTCTCCAAGAACGCCCAGAAGAGGCTCCTGAAGCAGCAGCGGTTCGAGGCGAAGAAGGCGGAGAAGAAGGCGCAGGTGAAGGAGCACAAGAGGCGGGAGGCCGAGCGGCGGCGCCGGGAATGGGAGGAGACCCTCGAGGGCGCCGCCACCGAGGAGGAGCGCTCGCGGCTGATCGAGTCGCGGCGGGAGCTCCGGCGGGAGCGGATGGAGAAGCGGTCGGAGGAGCGCGGGCAGAAGCTCCGGCGGCTCGAGGACGCGCGGGCGGGCGGGCAGAAGGTCGTGATCGACCTCGAGTTCGCCCACCTCATGTCGGCTAACGAGATCAACAGCCTCTGCCAGCAG ATTATGTACTGCTACGCGATGAATGGGAGATATGAGTATCCCTGTCACTTATGGTTGACCGGATGCGGGGGAGAAATGGGGGCCCAGTTGCGGAGGATACCAGGATTTGATAAGTGGCTTGTCGAGAAGGAAGACCAATCCTATATCGAGGCATTGCAGGATCAGAAGGAGAATTTGATGTACCTGACAGCGGACTCGGAGAACGTGCTCGACGTGCTCGATCAGAAGAAGGTTTACATCATCGGTGGGTTGGTGGATCGGAACAGGTGGAAAGGGTTGACCATGAAGAAAGCAGAGGAGCAGGGGATACAGACTGCGAAATTGCCTATCGGGAATTACTTGAAGATGTCGAGTTCTCAG GTTCTGACTGTGAACCAAGTAGTGGAGATACTCCTCAAGTTCTTGGAGACGAAGGATTGGAAGGAGTCCTTCTTTCACGTGATTCCTCAGAGAAAACGGTGTGAAGCGGATTCGATCGAATCTCGAGGCGAAGCCGAGGAGGAAGAAAATGTAGAGGACAATCAACCTGAGGGTAACAAGGAGTGTGTTGAAGTTCCGTCTCCTAACTGA
- the LOC104445590 gene encoding oligopeptide transporter 3, with translation MASKDDHRPPGDAEKQNGAAAPSDERCSVEEVALVVPETDDPTIPVMTFRTWTLGLTSCVILIFLNTFFTYRTQPLVISAILMQIAVLPIGRFMARVLPTTEYSLLGRRFRLNPGPFNIKEHVVITIFANCGVSTGGGDAYSIGAVTVMKTYYKQNLSFLCAFLIVLTTQILGYGWAGMLRRYLVDPVEMWWPSNVAQVSLFRALHEKEHKSKGCTRMRFFLIAMGASFLYYALPGYLFMVLTFFSWVCWAWPHSITAQQVGSAYHGLGVGAFTFDWAGISAYHGSPLVTPWTSIVNVGVGFIMFIYIIVPLCYWKYNTFDARKFPIFSNKLFRSNGHEYDTTKILNSQFKLDIPAYNDYGKLYLSPLFALSIGSGFARFTATLTHVALFHGRDIFRQSQAAVTNAKLDIHAKLMRNYKQVPQWWFLILLVGSTVVSLMMSFIWKEQVQLEWWGMLFAFGLAWIVTLPIGVIQATTNQQPGYDIIAQFIIGYVLPGQPIANLIFKMYGRISTVHALSFLSDLKLGQYMKIPPRCMYVAQLVGTVVAALVNLAVAWWMLENINDICDVEGQHPDSPWTCPKYRVTFDASVIWGLIGPRRLFGPGGLYRNLVWLFLIGAVLPVPIWVLSKIFPEKKWIALINIPVISYGFAGMPPATPTNIASWLITGMIFNYFVFKYHKRWWQKYNYVLSAALDAGTAFMGVLLFFALQNNNRNLKWWGSELDHCPLASCPTEPGIMVKGCRVFT, from the exons ATGGCGAGCAAGGACGACCACCGCCCCCCGGGCGACGCCGAGAAGCAGAACGGCGCCGCCGCGCCCTCCGACGAGCGGTGCTCCGTGGAGGAGGTGGCGCTGGTGGTGCCGGAGACCGACGACCCCACCATCCCGGTCATGACCTTCCGGACCTGGACCCTCGGCCTCACCTCCTGCgtcatcctcatcttcctcAACACCTTCTTCACCTACCGCACGCAGCCCCTGGTCATCTCCGCCATCCTCATGCAGATCGCCGTCCTCCCCATCGGCCGGTTCATGGCCCGGGTCCTCCCCACGACGGAGTACAGCCTCCTCGGCCGCCGGTTCAGGCTCAACCCCGGGCCGTTCAACATCAAGGAGCACGTCGTCATCACCATCTTCGCCAACTGCGGGGTGAGCACGGGCGGCGGCGACGCCTACTCCATCGGGGCGGTCACCGTCATGAAGACGTACTACAAGCAGAACCTTTCCTTCCTCTGCGCCTTCCTCATTGTTCTCACTACCCAG ATATTGGGTTATGGCTGGGCTGGGATGCTCAGGAGGTACCTGGTAGACCCTGTTGAGATGTGGTGGCCGTCCAATGTTGCTCAGGTCTCTCTgttcag AGCACTTCACGAAAAGGAGCATAAATCGAAAGGGTGTACTCGAATGCGATTCTTTTTAATTGCAATGGGTGCAAGCTTTCTCTATTACGCGCTGCCTGGATACCTCTTCATGGTCTTGACGTTCTTTTCATGGGTGTGCTGGGCTTGGCCGCACAGCATCACTGCCCAGCAAGTCGGATCAGCTTACCACGGGCTCGGCGTCGGGGCCTTCACCTTCGACTGGGCGGGTATCTCGGCATACCATGGCAGCCCACTCGTGACGCCCTGGACTTCCATAGTAAATGTCGGGGTCGGCTTCATCATGTTCATTTACATAATCGTCCCTCTGTGTTACTGGAAGTACAACACCTTTGACGCTCGGAAGTTCCCAATTTTCTCCAACAAGCTGTTCAGGTCCAATGGGCACGAGTATGACACCACCAAGATATTGAATTCGCAGTTCAAACTCGATATTCCTGCATACAATGATTATGGCAAGCTCTATTTGAGCCCTCTATTTGCTCTCTCGATAGGATCAGGATTTGCAAGATTCACGGCCACGCTCACTCATGTGGCGCTCTTTCACGGAAG AGACATTTTTAGGCAGAGTCAAGCAGCGGTAACAAATGCGAAATTGGACATCCACGCGAAACTCATGAGAAATTACAAACAAGTGCCTCAATGGTGGTTCCTTATTTTATTGGTTGGGAGCACCGTCGTGTCTTTGATGATGTCCTTCATTTGGAAAGAACAAGTGCAACTCGAATGGTGGGGGATGCTGTTCGCCTTTGGCTTGGCCTGGATCGTCACGCTCCCGATCGGGGTCATACAAGCGACTACCAATCAG CAACCCGGGTACGACATTATAGCGCAGTTCATCATAGGATATGTTTTACCAGGACAACCCATTGCGAACTTGATCTTCAAAATGTACGGGAGGATCAGCACGGTCCacgctctctctttcttgtccGACCTCAAACTCGGGCAGTACATGAAAATTCCTCCTCGCTGTATGTATGTAGCTCAG CTTGTGGGTACTGTCGTTGCCGCTCTAGTGAACCTTGCGGTGGCATGGTGGATGCTGGAGAACATCAACGATATCTGCGATGTCGAAGGGCAACACCCCGACAGCCCGTGGACCTGCCCCAAGTACCGAGTCACCTTCGACGCGTCCGTCATATGGGGACTCATAGGCCCAAGACGCCTTTTTGGCCCCGGAGGTTTATACAGGAACCTAGTGTGGTTGTTCCTCATCGGAGCCGTGTTGCCAGTGCCCATTTGGGTGCTGAGCAAGATCTTCCCTGAGAAGAAATGGATCGCGCTGATCAACATACCTGTCATATCCTACGGCTTCGCTGGGATGCCTCCCGCCACGCCCACCAACATCGCGAGCTGGCTCATCACGGGGATGATCTTCAACTACTTCGTATTCAAGTACCACAAGCGGTGGTGGCAGAAGTACAACTACGTCCTGTCCGCGGCGCTGGATGCCGGGACAGCGTTCATGGGCGTGCTCTTGTTCTTCGCCCTGCAGAACAACAACAGGAACCTCAAGTGGTGGGGGTCGGAGCTAGACCACTGTCCCCTGGCATCGTGTCCGACCGAACCGGGCATCATGGTCAAAGGATGCCGGGTTTTTACATGA
- the LOC104447517 gene encoding nuclear transcription factor Y subunit B-6, with product MERGFHGYRKLPSNTTSPGPEIGMAVADGNHAAPNNNGNHHLNADENNECTVREQDRFMPIANVIRIMRKILPPHAKISDDAKETIQECVSEYISFITGEANDRCQREQRKTITAEDVLWAMSKLGFDDYIEPLTIYLHRYREIEGDRGSLRSEPFMKRVVDYSNLGVPPTAFARGFPMAGPAGPHHAYFGAPPMGGYYKDGNTSHEGSSNGAIGNGEAHGQFE from the exons ATGGAACGTGGCTTCCATGGCTATCGCAAGCTCCCCAGCAACACCACCAGCCCCG GACCCGAGATCGGAATGGCAGTTGCTGACGGAAACCATGCTGCCCCCAACAACAATGGCAACCACCATTTGAATGCGGATGAGAACAACGAGTGCACCGTGAGGGAGCAGGACCGGTTCATGCCCATTGCGAACGTGATCAGGATCATGCGCAAGATCCTCCCCCCGCATGCCAAGATCTCGGACGACGCGAAGGAGACAATCCAGGAGTGCGTCTCCGAGTACATCAGCTTCATCACCGGCGAGGCCAATGACCGGTGCCAGCGCGAGCAGCGGAAGACCATCACAGCCGAGGACGTCCTCTGGGCCATGAGCAAGCTTGGGTTCGACGACTACATTGAGCCCCTGACCATCTACCTCCACCGCTACCGCGAGATAGAAGGTGACCGCGGGTCCCTGAGGAGCGAACCCTTCATGAAGAGGGTGGTCGACTACAGCAACTTGGGCGTTCCCCCCACTGCTTTCGCTCGGGGATTCCCGATGGCAGGCCCGGCTGGCCCCCACCATGCTTACTTTGGAGCTCCGCCGATGGGTGGGTACTACAAAGATGGTAACACTAGCCATGAGGGCTCTTCAAATGGGGCTATTGGAAATGGTGAGGCTCATGGCCAGTTCGAATGA